In Rattus norvegicus strain BN/NHsdMcwi chromosome 1, GRCr8, whole genome shotgun sequence, a genomic segment contains:
- the Nsun2 gene encoding RNA cytosine C(5)-methyltransferase NSUN2 isoform X1 encodes MQPEVRRVCCAVGSCVRSACAAAWAMGRRARGRRFQQPPQPEGEEDGSDGSRKRGQEGWEGGYPEIIKENKLFEHYYQELKIVPEGEWDQFMGSLREPLPATLRITGYKSHAKEILHCLKNKYFKELEDLEVDGQKVEVPQPLSWYPEELAWHTNLSRKILRKSPLLAKFHQFLVSETESGNISRQEAVSMIPPLLLNVEPHHKILDMCAAPGSKTTQLIEMLHADMSVPFPEGFVIANDVDNKRCYLLVHQAKRLSSPCIMVVNHDASSIPRLTVDVDGRKEILFYDRILCDVPCSGDGTMRKNIDVWKKWTTLNSLQLHGLQLRIATRGAEQLAEGGRMVYSTCSLNPVEDEAVIAALLEKSEGALELADVSAELPGLKWMPGVSQWKVMTRDGQWFADWQEVPQGRHTQIRPTMFPPKDLDKLQAMHLERCLRILPHHQNTGGFFVAVLVKKAPMPWNKRQPKVQSKSAQARDPKASNTVAATKGNPSDQSELESQMITGAGDSEAAQTTENTESNEKKDGVCGPPPSKKMKLFGFKEDPFVFIPEDDPLFPPIEKFYALDPSFPRMNLLTRTTEGKKRQLYMVSKELRNVLLNNSEKMKVINTGIKVWCRNNSGEEFDCAFRLAQEGIYTLYPFINSRIITVSMEDVKTLLTQENPFFRKLSSEAYSQVKDLTKGSVVLKYEPDSANPDTLRCPIVLCGWRGKASIRTFVPKNERLHYLRMMGLEVLGEKKKEGVILTNESVASPEQPEEEDAKQTAQDPCNPDSVPGCDPGAAEPSR; translated from the exons ATGCAGCCGGAAGTACGGCGTGTGTGCTGTGCGGTGGGTAGCTGTGTGCGCTCCGCGTGTGCTGCCGCGTGGGCCATGGGGCGGCGGGCGCGGGGCCGGCGGTTCCAGCAGCCGCCGCAGCCTGAGGGCGAGGAAGACGGCAGCGACGGCAGCAGAAAGCGCGGCCAGGAG GGCTGGGAAGGTGGATATCCCGAGATCATAAAGGAGAACAAGCTCTTTGAGCACTACTATCAGGAACTCAAGATCGTGCCGGAGGGAGAATGGGACCAATTCATGGGCTCACTTCGAGAGCCCCTCCCAGCCACATTGAGAATCACTGGTTACAAAAG CCATGCAAAAGAGATTCTCCATTGCTTGAAGAACAAGTATTTTAAGGAATTGGAGGACCTGGAGGTAGATGGACAGAAAGTTGAAGTTCCTCAGCCACTAAGCTG GTACCCTGAAGAACTTGCCTGGCACACAAATTTAAGTCGGAAAATCTTGAGAAAGTCCCCATTGTTGGCAAAGTTTCATCAGTTCCTGGTCAGCGAGACGGAGTCT gGAAACATCAGCCGCCAGGAGGCTGTCAGCATGATTCCCCCACTGCTGCTCAACGTTGAGCCCCATCATAAG ATCTTAGACATGTGTGCAGCCCCTGGATCCAAGACCACACAGTTAATTGAAATGTTGCATGCAGACATGagtgtgccctttccag AGGGATTTGTAATCGCAAATGACGTGGACAACAAGCGCTGCTATCTGCTCGTCCATCAGGCCAAACGGTTGAGCAGTCCCTGCATCATGGTGGTGAACCATGACGCATCCAGCATTCCTAGACTCACAGTAGATGTGGATGGAAGGAAAGAGATTCTCTTCTATGATCGGATTTTGTGTGATGTCCCTTGCAG TGGCGATGGCACAATGAGAAAAAACATTGatgtctggaagaaatggactACCTTAAACAGCTTGCAGCTCCATGG CCTACAGCTTCGGATTGCAACCCGAGGTGCTGAGCAGCTGGCCGAGGGTGGCAGAATGGTGTATTCCACCTGTTCCTTGAACCCTGTGGAAGATGAAGCCGTCATAGCAGCTCTGCTGGAGAAGAGTGAAG GTGCCCTGGAGCTTGCTGATGTATCTGCTGAGTTGCCAGGACTAAAGTGGATGCCTGGAGTCTCACAGTGGAAG GTCATGACTAGAGATGGGCAGTGGTTTGCAGACTGGCAGGAGGTTCCCCAGGGCAGGCACACGCAAATACGGCCCACCATGTTCCCCCCAAAGGACCTGGACAAACTACAGGCAATGCATTTAGAGCGATG CCTTCGAATACTGCCCCATCATCAGAATACTGGAGGGTTCTTTGTGGCAGTATTGGTCAAGAAAGCACCAATGCCATGGAACAAACGTCAGCCCAAG GTACAGAGTAAATCTGCACAGGCCAGAGACCCCAAAGCATCCAACACTGTGGCTGCCACAAAGGGAAATCCCAGTGACCAGTCTGAGCTGGAAAGCCAGATGATCACTGGAGCTGGTGACTCAGAAGCAGCTCAGACgactgagaacacagagagtAATGAGAAGAAAGATGGCGTATGTGG CCCTCctccatcaaagaaaatgaagttgtTTGGATTCAAAGAAGATCCGTTCGTGTTCATTCCTGAGGATGATCCTTTATTTCCACCTATTGA GAAGTTCTATGCCTTGGATCCTTCATTCCCGAGGATGAATTTGCTAACCCGAACCACAGAAGGAAAGAAGCGGCAGCTTTATATGGTCTCCAAGGAGTTGAGGAATGTACTGCTCAACAACAGCGAGAAGATGAAG GTCATTAACACTGGGATAAAAGTCTGGTGTCGAAATAACAGTGGTGAAGAGTTTGACTGTGCGTTCCGTTTGGCACAGGAG GGAATATATACATTGTATCCATTTATCAATTCAAGAATCATTACTGTATCAATGGAAGATGTGAAGACACTGTTGACCCAGGAGAACCCATTCTTTAGAAAACTGAGCAGTGAGGCCTACAGTCAAGTTAAGGACCTCA CAAAGGGAAGTGTTGTGCTGAAGTACGAACCAGATTCTGC GAATCCAGACACCCTCCGGTGCCCCATTGTGCTATGTGGGTGGCGGGGAAAGGCCTCTATTAGAACTTTTGTGCCCAAAAATGAGCGGCTGCATTATCTCAGGATGATGGGTCTAGAGGtattgggagaaaagaaaaaagagggtgTCATTCTTACCAATGAGAGTGTTGCCAGCCCAGAACAGCCTGAAGAAGAGGATGCCAAGCAGACAGCACAAGACCCCTGTAACCCAGACTCTGTTCCTGGATGTGACCCAGGTGCAGCTGAGCCATCCCGGTGA
- the Nsun2 gene encoding RNA cytosine C(5)-methyltransferase NSUN2 isoform X2 has product MQPEVRRVCCAVGSCVRSACAAAWAMGRRARGRRFQQPPQPEGEEDGSDGSRKRGQEGWEGGYPEIIKENKLFEHYYQELKIVPEGEWDQFMGSLREPLPATLRITGYKSHAKEILHCLKNKYFKELEDLEVDGQKVEVPQPLSWYPEELAWHTNLSRKILRKSPLLAKFHQFLVSETESILDMCAAPGSKTTQLIEMLHADMSVPFPEGFVIANDVDNKRCYLLVHQAKRLSSPCIMVVNHDASSIPRLTVDVDGRKEILFYDRILCDVPCSGDGTMRKNIDVWKKWTTLNSLQLHGLQLRIATRGAEQLAEGGRMVYSTCSLNPVEDEAVIAALLEKSEGALELADVSAELPGLKWMPGVSQWKVMTRDGQWFADWQEVPQGRHTQIRPTMFPPKDLDKLQAMHLERCLRILPHHQNTGGFFVAVLVKKAPMPWNKRQPKVQSKSAQARDPKASNTVAATKGNPSDQSELESQMITGAGDSEAAQTTENTESNEKKDGVCGPPPSKKMKLFGFKEDPFVFIPEDDPLFPPIEKFYALDPSFPRMNLLTRTTEGKKRQLYMVSKELRNVLLNNSEKMKVINTGIKVWCRNNSGEEFDCAFRLAQEGIYTLYPFINSRIITVSMEDVKTLLTQENPFFRKLSSEAYSQVKDLTKGSVVLKYEPDSANPDTLRCPIVLCGWRGKASIRTFVPKNERLHYLRMMGLEVLGEKKKEGVILTNESVASPEQPEEEDAKQTAQDPCNPDSVPGCDPGAAEPSR; this is encoded by the exons ATGCAGCCGGAAGTACGGCGTGTGTGCTGTGCGGTGGGTAGCTGTGTGCGCTCCGCGTGTGCTGCCGCGTGGGCCATGGGGCGGCGGGCGCGGGGCCGGCGGTTCCAGCAGCCGCCGCAGCCTGAGGGCGAGGAAGACGGCAGCGACGGCAGCAGAAAGCGCGGCCAGGAG GGCTGGGAAGGTGGATATCCCGAGATCATAAAGGAGAACAAGCTCTTTGAGCACTACTATCAGGAACTCAAGATCGTGCCGGAGGGAGAATGGGACCAATTCATGGGCTCACTTCGAGAGCCCCTCCCAGCCACATTGAGAATCACTGGTTACAAAAG CCATGCAAAAGAGATTCTCCATTGCTTGAAGAACAAGTATTTTAAGGAATTGGAGGACCTGGAGGTAGATGGACAGAAAGTTGAAGTTCCTCAGCCACTAAGCTG GTACCCTGAAGAACTTGCCTGGCACACAAATTTAAGTCGGAAAATCTTGAGAAAGTCCCCATTGTTGGCAAAGTTTCATCAGTTCCTGGTCAGCGAGACGGAGTCT ATCTTAGACATGTGTGCAGCCCCTGGATCCAAGACCACACAGTTAATTGAAATGTTGCATGCAGACATGagtgtgccctttccag AGGGATTTGTAATCGCAAATGACGTGGACAACAAGCGCTGCTATCTGCTCGTCCATCAGGCCAAACGGTTGAGCAGTCCCTGCATCATGGTGGTGAACCATGACGCATCCAGCATTCCTAGACTCACAGTAGATGTGGATGGAAGGAAAGAGATTCTCTTCTATGATCGGATTTTGTGTGATGTCCCTTGCAG TGGCGATGGCACAATGAGAAAAAACATTGatgtctggaagaaatggactACCTTAAACAGCTTGCAGCTCCATGG CCTACAGCTTCGGATTGCAACCCGAGGTGCTGAGCAGCTGGCCGAGGGTGGCAGAATGGTGTATTCCACCTGTTCCTTGAACCCTGTGGAAGATGAAGCCGTCATAGCAGCTCTGCTGGAGAAGAGTGAAG GTGCCCTGGAGCTTGCTGATGTATCTGCTGAGTTGCCAGGACTAAAGTGGATGCCTGGAGTCTCACAGTGGAAG GTCATGACTAGAGATGGGCAGTGGTTTGCAGACTGGCAGGAGGTTCCCCAGGGCAGGCACACGCAAATACGGCCCACCATGTTCCCCCCAAAGGACCTGGACAAACTACAGGCAATGCATTTAGAGCGATG CCTTCGAATACTGCCCCATCATCAGAATACTGGAGGGTTCTTTGTGGCAGTATTGGTCAAGAAAGCACCAATGCCATGGAACAAACGTCAGCCCAAG GTACAGAGTAAATCTGCACAGGCCAGAGACCCCAAAGCATCCAACACTGTGGCTGCCACAAAGGGAAATCCCAGTGACCAGTCTGAGCTGGAAAGCCAGATGATCACTGGAGCTGGTGACTCAGAAGCAGCTCAGACgactgagaacacagagagtAATGAGAAGAAAGATGGCGTATGTGG CCCTCctccatcaaagaaaatgaagttgtTTGGATTCAAAGAAGATCCGTTCGTGTTCATTCCTGAGGATGATCCTTTATTTCCACCTATTGA GAAGTTCTATGCCTTGGATCCTTCATTCCCGAGGATGAATTTGCTAACCCGAACCACAGAAGGAAAGAAGCGGCAGCTTTATATGGTCTCCAAGGAGTTGAGGAATGTACTGCTCAACAACAGCGAGAAGATGAAG GTCATTAACACTGGGATAAAAGTCTGGTGTCGAAATAACAGTGGTGAAGAGTTTGACTGTGCGTTCCGTTTGGCACAGGAG GGAATATATACATTGTATCCATTTATCAATTCAAGAATCATTACTGTATCAATGGAAGATGTGAAGACACTGTTGACCCAGGAGAACCCATTCTTTAGAAAACTGAGCAGTGAGGCCTACAGTCAAGTTAAGGACCTCA CAAAGGGAAGTGTTGTGCTGAAGTACGAACCAGATTCTGC GAATCCAGACACCCTCCGGTGCCCCATTGTGCTATGTGGGTGGCGGGGAAAGGCCTCTATTAGAACTTTTGTGCCCAAAAATGAGCGGCTGCATTATCTCAGGATGATGGGTCTAGAGGtattgggagaaaagaaaaaagagggtgTCATTCTTACCAATGAGAGTGTTGCCAGCCCAGAACAGCCTGAAGAAGAGGATGCCAAGCAGACAGCACAAGACCCCTGTAACCCAGACTCTGTTCCTGGATGTGACCCAGGTGCAGCTGAGCCATCCCGGTGA